One genomic window of Xanthobacter dioxanivorans includes the following:
- a CDS encoding DUF1223 domain-containing protein, producing MMFLRSALALALAFAAVPASGQSQPKPVVVELFTSQGCASCPPADALLNELAKDPQVIALTLAVDYWDYVGWKDTLALHGHSLRQKAYADLRPDRKVFTPQMVVDGSLVAKGSDRAAVQRALLTARSARTPGVVLQAKRVGDAIEVALPEGDLDGAVAELWACPVARTQTVSIGRGENGGRNVTYSNVVRGWVRVGPWSGRAAHLRIPVKDLSRNGADSVALLLQEGSAAAPGRIIGASLLSLD from the coding sequence ATGATGTTCCTCCGCTCCGCCCTCGCGCTCGCCTTGGCCTTCGCCGCCGTTCCGGCCTCGGGGCAGAGCCAGCCGAAGCCGGTGGTGGTGGAACTCTTCACCAGCCAGGGCTGCGCTTCCTGCCCGCCGGCCGATGCGCTTCTGAACGAGCTGGCGAAGGATCCCCAGGTCATCGCGCTGACGCTGGCGGTGGACTACTGGGACTATGTGGGCTGGAAGGACACCCTCGCCCTGCATGGCCATTCCCTGCGCCAGAAGGCCTATGCCGACCTGCGGCCGGACCGGAAGGTGTTCACCCCGCAGATGGTGGTGGATGGCAGCCTTGTCGCGAAGGGCAGCGATCGGGCGGCGGTGCAGCGCGCGCTCCTCACCGCCCGCAGCGCGAGGACGCCGGGCGTGGTCCTGCAGGCAAAGCGGGTCGGCGACGCCATCGAGGTGGCGCTGCCCGAGGGCGATCTCGACGGCGCGGTGGCCGAGCTCTGGGCCTGCCCGGTGGCCCGCACCCAGACCGTTTCCATCGGCCGGGGCGAGAACGGCGGGCGCAACGTCACCTATTCCAACGTGGTGCGCGGCTGGGTGCGCGTCGGCCCCTGGAGCGGACGCGCCGCGCACTTGCGCATCCCGGTCAAGGACCTCAGCCGCAACGGCGCGGATTCAGTGGCGCTGCTGCTTCAGGAGGGCTCCGCCGCCGCCCCCGGCCGCATCATCGGCGCCAGCCTGCTGTCGCTCGACTGA
- a CDS encoding class I adenylate-forming enzyme family protein, whose protein sequence is MADAPPPERPLLRGAALVVFTSGSTGRPKGVVLGHDRFAAKLDALQELLRLSPSDTVVLPLQLIFIFGLWVALLSLRAGARLALVGKFSPATLRARLGDATVLATVPSMLRTLFTDGETQASALRAILTGGEGLGAQLSGEIARRLPGAGVFDLYGLTETGSCDFCLQPGDGTAGRGSIGRTTPGVHYRIAADTAGVPGAGAGELLVRSPFGMLGYLDNPELTAEALRDGYFRTGDVARQRPDGFVEIVGRIKEIISRGGNKIAPAEIEMMLSAHPAVAQVLCAGVPDPRLGEALHVAVVLKPGCSASPDELRNWCKGQTERFKVPDAIHVVDALPTGPTGKALRAGVRDLAQARM, encoded by the coding sequence GTGGCCGATGCTCCGCCGCCGGAACGTCCGCTGCTGCGCGGCGCGGCGCTGGTGGTCTTCACCTCCGGCTCCACCGGCAGGCCGAAGGGCGTGGTGCTGGGCCACGATCGCTTCGCGGCGAAGCTCGATGCGCTGCAGGAGCTTCTGCGCCTCTCGCCATCCGACACCGTGGTGCTGCCGTTGCAGCTCATCTTCATCTTCGGCCTGTGGGTGGCGCTGCTGTCGCTCCGGGCGGGGGCGCGGCTCGCGCTCGTGGGCAAATTCTCGCCCGCGACGCTGCGCGCGCGGCTGGGCGACGCGACGGTGCTCGCCACGGTGCCCTCGATGCTGCGGACCCTGTTCACCGATGGAGAGACGCAAGCATCCGCCCTGCGCGCCATCCTCACCGGCGGCGAGGGATTGGGGGCGCAGCTGTCGGGCGAGATCGCCCGCCGCTTGCCCGGCGCCGGCGTTTTCGACCTCTATGGCCTGACCGAGACCGGCTCCTGCGACTTCTGCCTGCAACCAGGCGATGGCACCGCCGGCCGCGGCTCCATCGGGCGGACGACGCCCGGCGTCCACTACAGGATCGCGGCCGACACGGCGGGCGTGCCCGGCGCGGGGGCGGGCGAACTGCTGGTGCGCTCGCCCTTCGGCATGCTCGGCTATCTGGATAACCCCGAGCTCACCGCGGAGGCCCTCCGCGACGGCTATTTCCGCACCGGCGACGTGGCGCGCCAGCGCCCCGACGGGTTCGTCGAGATCGTCGGCCGCATCAAGGAGATCATCTCGCGCGGCGGCAACAAGATCGCGCCAGCCGAGATCGAGATGATGCTGTCGGCGCACCCCGCCGTGGCGCAAGTGCTTTGCGCGGGCGTCCCGGACCCGAGGCTGGGCGAGGCCCTGCACGTCGCCGTGGTGCTCAAGCCGGGGTGCAGCGCGTCCCCCGACGAGCTGCGGAACTGGTGCAAGGGGCAGACGGAACGCTTCAAGGTGCCGGACGCGATCCATGTCGTCGATGCTCTTCCCACGGGTCCGACCGGCAAGGCCCTGCGGGCGGGGGTCCGGGATCTGGCGCAGGCGCGGATGTAG
- a CDS encoding ArsR/SmtB family transcription factor, producing the protein MMPASERAADLMRSLSHPQRLLALCALGKEEKSVAQLREELGVDQVPMSQQLMRLRADGLVEARREGTSVFYRIASAEVLLVIEALHTAFCGKARER; encoded by the coding sequence ATGATGCCCGCATCGGAGCGGGCCGCCGACCTGATGCGCAGCCTCTCCCATCCGCAGCGGCTCCTGGCGCTGTGCGCGCTGGGCAAGGAGGAGAAATCGGTGGCGCAGCTGCGGGAGGAGCTGGGCGTCGATCAGGTGCCCATGTCGCAGCAGCTCATGCGCCTCAGGGCGGATGGGCTGGTGGAGGCACGGCGCGAGGGCACCAGCGTGTTCTACCGCATCGCCAGCGCGGAAGTGCTGCTGGTGATCGAGGCGCTGCACACCGCCTTCTGCGGCAAGGCGCGCGAGCGCTGA
- a CDS encoding DUF2794 domain-containing protein, which produces MGDIEPISQPRWGAPSPQPAASAPVPVKVTFDRRELDRILDLYGRMVALGEWRDYAIGFQRDKAVFAIFRRAMDVPLYRIEKDPSLARRQGMYCVVSQTGLILKRGHELPRVLAVLEKPLRTV; this is translated from the coding sequence ATGGGAGACATCGAACCCATATCCCAGCCGCGCTGGGGCGCGCCGTCGCCCCAGCCTGCGGCGTCCGCTCCGGTCCCCGTCAAGGTCACCTTCGACCGGCGGGAGCTCGATCGCATCCTCGACCTCTACGGGCGCATGGTGGCGCTGGGCGAGTGGCGGGACTACGCCATCGGCTTCCAGCGTGACAAGGCGGTGTTCGCCATCTTCCGCCGCGCCATGGACGTGCCGCTCTATCGCATCGAAAAGGACCCGAGCCTTGCCCGCCGGCAGGGCATGTATTGCGTGGTGTCGCAGACCGGGCTGATCCTGAAGCGCGGCCATGAGCTGCCACGCGTGCTCGCGGTGCTGGAAAAACCGCTGCGCACCGTCTGA
- a CDS encoding MFS transporter, whose product MPDPAVPAARMEGKAFSLAILVIAEVAAMATWFATTASLGAIRAHWSLSPFQEALLTSSVQAGFVVGTLASALLSLADRADLRTLFSASALVAALANGAILLFEPTHPAVAVLRFITGMCMAGVYPVGMKLAATWAKGDLGLLIGMLVAALTLGSASPHAMAALGGLDWRAPVAGAAASALVAALLIRFAQVGPNHAKAPPLRLSNALDAFRRPALRLANLGYFGHMWELYAMWAWIGAFLAASFRLRYGEAPPFDPRLATFAVVAVGAVGALGGGFMADRMGRTFVTALSMAISGLCAAGIGLLFGASPLVLLPVALVWGVSVVSDSAQFSAAVTELSDRSLVGTMLTVQTCVGFLITLVSIHLLPYAVDLLGWRHAFLMLAIGPFLGVLAMARLRLRPEAATMAGGRR is encoded by the coding sequence GTGCCCGATCCGGCGGTGCCCGCGGCCCGGATGGAGGGCAAGGCCTTTTCCCTGGCGATCCTCGTGATCGCCGAGGTCGCCGCCATGGCGACCTGGTTCGCCACGACCGCCTCCCTCGGCGCCATCCGGGCGCACTGGAGCCTGTCGCCGTTCCAGGAGGCCCTGCTCACCAGCTCCGTCCAGGCGGGCTTCGTCGTCGGCACGCTCGCCAGCGCCCTGCTCTCCCTCGCCGACCGGGCGGACCTGAGAACCCTGTTCTCGGCGTCCGCTTTGGTCGCGGCGCTGGCCAACGGGGCGATCCTGCTGTTCGAGCCCACCCACCCGGCGGTGGCGGTCCTGCGGTTCATAACCGGCATGTGCATGGCGGGGGTCTATCCCGTGGGCATGAAGCTCGCGGCCACCTGGGCGAAGGGGGATCTTGGCCTGCTCATCGGCATGCTGGTGGCGGCCCTCACGCTGGGCTCCGCCTCGCCCCACGCCATGGCCGCCCTCGGCGGGCTCGACTGGCGGGCTCCGGTCGCCGGCGCGGCCGCGAGCGCGCTCGTCGCCGCCCTCCTCATCCGCTTCGCCCAGGTGGGCCCCAACCATGCCAAGGCGCCGCCCTTGCGCCTGTCCAATGCCCTCGACGCCTTCCGCCGGCCGGCGCTGCGCCTCGCCAACCTCGGCTATTTCGGCCACATGTGGGAGCTCTACGCCATGTGGGCGTGGATCGGCGCCTTCCTCGCCGCGAGCTTCCGGCTGCGCTACGGCGAAGCGCCGCCCTTCGACCCGCGCCTCGCCACCTTCGCCGTGGTGGCGGTGGGGGCGGTGGGCGCCCTCGGCGGCGGCTTCATGGCGGACCGAATGGGGCGCACCTTTGTCACCGCGCTCTCCATGGCGATAAGCGGGCTGTGCGCGGCGGGCATCGGCCTACTGTTCGGCGCCTCGCCTCTGGTGCTGCTGCCGGTGGCGCTGGTGTGGGGGGTGAGCGTGGTGTCCGATTCCGCCCAGTTCTCCGCCGCGGTGACGGAGCTGTCCGACCGCTCCCTGGTGGGCACCATGCTGACGGTGCAGACCTGCGTGGGCTTCCTCATCACCCTGGTGAGCATCCACCTGCTGCCCTATGCGGTGGACCTGCTCGGCTGGCGCCACGCCTTCCTGATGCTCGCCATCGGCCCCTTTCTCGGCGTTCTCGCCATGGCGCGCCTGCGGCTCCGGCCCGAGGCGGCCACCATGGCGGGCGGCCGCCGCTGA
- a CDS encoding zinc-binding alcohol dehydrogenase family protein yields the protein MKAIGFRSPLPISDPASLVDIDLPRPEPAGRDILVRIEAVSVNPVDTKVRRRPPAEPGSWKVLGWDAAGTVEAVGPEASLFAPGDTVFYAGALGRAGTNAELHLVDERIVGKKPSSLSFVEAAALPLTAITAWETLFDRLDIRKAVPGAASSLLIIGGAGGVGSITTQLARKLTDITVITTASRPETVEWSRSLGAHHVIDHSKPLSAEIERLGIGQPAFVFSTTNTDQHLAEIAKLIAPQGRFALIDDPASLDVSPFKVKSVSTHWEFMFTRSMFATADVMEQGALLNEVSRLVDAGTLRTTLAEVFGTISAENLRRAHALIESGRAKGKIVLAGWPAAGEG from the coding sequence ATGAAGGCCATCGGCTTCCGCTCCCCTCTTCCGATCAGCGATCCGGCATCCCTCGTGGACATTGATCTGCCGCGGCCGGAGCCTGCCGGCCGAGACATCCTCGTGCGGATCGAAGCCGTGTCCGTGAACCCCGTAGATACCAAGGTGAGGAGGCGGCCTCCGGCGGAACCGGGGTCCTGGAAGGTGCTCGGCTGGGACGCCGCCGGCACCGTCGAGGCGGTCGGGCCGGAAGCGAGCCTGTTCGCGCCGGGCGACACCGTGTTCTACGCCGGGGCGCTCGGCCGCGCGGGAACGAACGCCGAGCTCCACCTGGTGGATGAGCGGATCGTCGGCAAAAAGCCTTCCTCGCTCAGCTTCGTGGAGGCCGCGGCCCTGCCGCTGACCGCCATCACGGCTTGGGAGACCCTGTTCGACCGGCTCGACATCCGCAAGGCCGTGCCGGGTGCCGCGAGTTCGCTCCTGATTATCGGCGGTGCCGGCGGGGTCGGATCGATCACGACGCAGCTCGCCCGCAAGCTCACCGATATCACGGTGATCACGACGGCTTCGCGCCCGGAGACCGTTGAGTGGAGCCGCAGCCTCGGCGCACACCATGTGATCGACCATTCGAAGCCGCTCTCGGCGGAGATCGAACGGCTTGGGATCGGACAACCGGCTTTCGTGTTCTCGACCACCAACACCGATCAACACCTTGCCGAGATCGCCAAGCTCATCGCGCCGCAAGGCCGTTTCGCGCTGATCGATGACCCGGCGTCGCTCGACGTGTCGCCCTTCAAGGTGAAGAGCGTGTCGACGCACTGGGAGTTCATGTTCACCCGTTCGATGTTCGCTACGGCCGACGTCATGGAGCAAGGGGCATTGCTCAACGAGGTGTCGAGGCTGGTCGATGCCGGAACGCTGAGGACCACCCTGGCTGAGGTTTTCGGGACCATATCGGCCGAAAACCTGCGCCGCGCCCATGCCCTGATCGAAAGCGGGCGTGCGAAGGGCAAGATCGTGCTCGCGGGCTGGCCGGCAGCAGGCGAGGGCTGA
- a CDS encoding DUF302 domain-containing protein produces MRTALAAELPKLDERIIPLLSNGDQAAIAEYEKSGPKLFMFLERDHGTLLRIVGGAKNAVQYEIGNPITASKITRHHLGAALYAPLRVALFETESGIAVFEYDRPSSLFGQFGDAHVREVGLTLDRELEAVLLKAAG; encoded by the coding sequence GTGCGAACTGCTCTTGCAGCCGAGCTGCCCAAGCTCGATGAGAGGATCATCCCCCTATTAAGCAACGGAGATCAGGCGGCCATCGCGGAATACGAGAAAAGCGGACCGAAGCTCTTCATGTTTCTCGAGCGCGATCATGGCACGCTTCTCAGGATCGTCGGTGGCGCGAAGAATGCCGTTCAATACGAGATCGGCAACCCGATCACGGCGTCGAAGATAACCCGTCATCACCTCGGCGCCGCGCTCTATGCGCCGCTCCGTGTCGCGTTGTTCGAGACCGAGAGCGGAATAGCTGTCTTCGAATATGACCGCCCCTCATCGCTATTCGGCCAGTTCGGCGACGCGCATGTCCGCGAGGTGGGGCTCACTCTCGACCGGGAATTGGAAGCGGTACTCCTCAAGGCGGCTGGCTAG
- the acuI gene encoding acrylyl-CoA reductase (NADPH) has translation MSTDTFRALVARKTEGGQAVALETITEADLPAADVTVDVEFSSFNYKDGLALKGQSRILRTFPMVPGIDFAGTVRTSDNPAFAPGDKVVLTGWGVGESWSGGFAERARVKGEWLVKLPEGLTTHQAMAIGTAGLTAMLCVDALERYGITPGGDVLVTGAAGGVGSVAVRLLSRLGYKVSALTGRRSEEDFLKSIGACEIVDRDTYAAAGKPLASERWHGAVDTVGGQILANVLASTAYGGAVAACGLAAATDLPTTVFPFILRNVALLGVDSVNCPTARRARAWARLSDVLEPNDLDQVTRDVGLDDLPRLADDIIAGRVRGRTVVRTR, from the coding sequence ATGAGCACCGACACCTTCCGTGCCCTCGTGGCGCGCAAGACCGAGGGCGGCCAGGCCGTCGCGCTGGAGACCATCACCGAGGCGGACCTGCCCGCGGCGGACGTGACGGTGGACGTGGAGTTTTCCTCCTTCAACTACAAGGACGGGCTCGCGCTGAAGGGCCAGAGCCGCATCCTGCGCACCTTCCCCATGGTGCCGGGCATCGACTTCGCCGGCACCGTCCGCACCAGCGACAACCCGGCTTTCGCGCCCGGCGACAAGGTGGTGCTCACCGGCTGGGGCGTGGGCGAAAGCTGGTCCGGCGGCTTTGCCGAGCGGGCGCGGGTGAAGGGCGAGTGGCTGGTGAAGTTGCCCGAGGGCCTGACCACCCACCAAGCCATGGCCATCGGCACCGCCGGGCTCACCGCCATGCTGTGCGTGGATGCGCTGGAGCGCTACGGCATCACCCCCGGCGGCGACGTGCTGGTGACCGGGGCGGCAGGCGGTGTCGGCAGCGTCGCGGTGCGCCTGCTCTCGCGGCTCGGCTACAAGGTCAGCGCCCTCACCGGCCGGCGCAGCGAGGAAGACTTCCTGAAGAGCATCGGTGCCTGCGAGATCGTCGACCGCGACACCTACGCGGCGGCGGGCAAGCCGCTCGCCAGCGAGCGCTGGCACGGAGCGGTGGACACGGTGGGAGGCCAGATTCTCGCCAACGTGCTCGCCTCCACCGCCTATGGGGGCGCGGTGGCCGCCTGCGGCCTCGCCGCGGCGACGGACCTGCCGACGACGGTCTTTCCCTTCATCCTGCGCAACGTGGCGCTGCTGGGCGTTGATTCCGTGAACTGCCCCACCGCCCGGCGGGCGCGGGCATGGGCGCGCCTTTCGGACGTGCTTGAGCCGAACGACCTGGATCAGGTGACGCGGGACGTCGGCCTCGATGACCTGCCCCGGCTCGCCGACGACATCATTGCCGGGCGCGTCCGTGGCAGGACGGTGGTTCGGACTCGATAG
- a CDS encoding FadR/GntR family transcriptional regulator, with translation MLYAQPGPESMEPTYGQIVTTSAASQIADQLQQAIMDGRLKVDERLPTEEELAAQFGVSRPTVREALKRLAARHLIRSRRGPSGGTFVTGPSPDELAASLGTSVTLLVAGGGVTLDEMATARLEMEAVCCRLAAQNRTAAHLAALEAEIALQKTAAISDQDFCASDVRFHRAVVDAAGNALLRFLMNAVVEALMPVSNMIIFRVRDRKEIVAHHERMLVALAGRDGAAAVEALGGLVHYIRAQYARAEEARKAPRP, from the coding sequence ATGCTGTACGCGCAGCCCGGACCCGAGAGCATGGAACCCACCTACGGCCAGATCGTCACCACCAGCGCAGCCAGCCAGATCGCGGACCAGCTCCAGCAGGCGATCATGGATGGACGGCTGAAGGTGGATGAGCGCCTGCCCACCGAAGAGGAGCTCGCCGCCCAGTTCGGCGTGTCCCGGCCCACCGTCCGGGAGGCCCTGAAGCGGCTCGCCGCGCGCCACCTCATCCGCTCGCGGCGCGGCCCATCGGGCGGCACCTTCGTCACCGGGCCTTCGCCGGACGAACTCGCCGCCAGCCTCGGCACCTCGGTCACCCTCCTGGTGGCGGGCGGCGGCGTCACCCTCGACGAGATGGCGACCGCCCGGCTGGAGATGGAGGCCGTGTGCTGTCGGCTCGCGGCGCAGAACCGCACTGCGGCGCACCTCGCCGCGCTGGAGGCGGAGATTGCCCTGCAGAAGACCGCCGCCATCTCCGACCAGGATTTCTGCGCGTCCGACGTGCGTTTCCACCGCGCCGTCGTGGATGCCGCCGGCAACGCGCTGCTGCGCTTCCTGATGAATGCCGTGGTGGAAGCGCTCATGCCGGTGAGCAACATGATCATCTTCCGCGTCCGCGACCGGAAGGAGATCGTCGCCCATCACGAGCGCATGCTCGTGGCCCTCGCGGGGCGCGACGGCGCCGCCGCGGTGGAGGCCCTCGGCGGCCTCGTGCACTACATCCGCGCCCAGTACGCCAGGGCCGAGGAGGCCCGCAAGGCGCCCCGGCCTTGA
- a CDS encoding ABC transporter substrate-binding protein, giving the protein MRAALAAATVLSCVVAAHADELPTFRIGVLNDQSSLYSDIAGPGSVTAAQMAVADFNPEKHGFKVEVVSADHQNKADVGSSIARRWYDLDRVDAIVDVPTSSVALAVADITRDKNKVFLVASAGSSDLTGKACTPNTVHWTYDTWALANGTARAMIRQGGTSWYFLTADYAFGHALERDAAEVVKANGGQVLGHALAPFQTSDFSSFILQAQGSGAKVVALANSGGDTINSVKQAAEFGLSQKQSLVSLLIFLSDIHSLGLKTAQGLMLTNAFYWDLNDGTRAFGKAFGARNNGRMPTMNQAGTYASTLHWMKAIAAMDKAKARDGTAVVAQMKAMPTDDPLFGKGQIRADGRTIHDMYLWQVKAPADSKGPYDYLKLIATIPGNEAFRPMSPETCPMLKKAG; this is encoded by the coding sequence ATGCGCGCTGCCCTTGCCGCGGCGACCGTGCTGTCGTGCGTCGTCGCCGCCCATGCGGACGAGCTTCCCACGTTCCGCATCGGCGTCCTGAACGACCAGTCCAGCCTCTATTCGGACATTGCCGGCCCCGGCTCCGTCACCGCGGCGCAGATGGCGGTCGCGGACTTCAATCCGGAGAAGCACGGCTTCAAGGTGGAGGTCGTCTCCGCCGACCACCAGAACAAGGCGGACGTGGGCTCCTCCATCGCCCGGCGCTGGTACGACCTCGACAGGGTGGACGCCATCGTCGACGTTCCCACATCCTCGGTCGCGCTGGCGGTCGCCGACATCACCCGCGACAAGAACAAGGTGTTCCTGGTGGCCAGCGCCGGCAGCTCCGATCTCACCGGCAAGGCCTGCACGCCCAATACGGTCCACTGGACCTACGACACCTGGGCGCTGGCCAATGGCACCGCCCGCGCCATGATCAGGCAGGGCGGCACGTCCTGGTACTTCCTCACCGCCGACTACGCCTTCGGCCACGCTTTGGAGCGTGACGCCGCGGAGGTGGTGAAGGCCAATGGCGGGCAGGTGCTCGGCCATGCGCTGGCGCCGTTCCAGACCTCCGACTTCTCCTCCTTCATCCTGCAGGCGCAGGGCTCCGGGGCGAAGGTGGTGGCGCTGGCCAATTCCGGCGGCGATACCATCAATTCCGTGAAGCAGGCGGCCGAGTTCGGCCTCTCCCAGAAGCAGAGCCTGGTCAGCCTCCTCATCTTCCTGTCGGACATCCACTCCCTCGGCCTCAAGACCGCCCAGGGGCTGATGCTGACCAACGCCTTCTACTGGGACCTGAACGACGGGACCCGTGCCTTCGGCAAGGCGTTCGGGGCCCGCAACAACGGCCGCATGCCGACCATGAACCAGGCCGGCACCTATGCCTCCACCCTGCACTGGATGAAGGCCATCGCCGCCATGGACAAGGCCAAGGCCCGCGACGGCACGGCGGTGGTGGCGCAGATGAAGGCCATGCCCACGGACGACCCGCTGTTCGGCAAGGGCCAGATCCGCGCCGACGGCCGCACCATCCATGACATGTATCTGTGGCAGGTGAAGGCGCCGGCAGACTCCAAGGGCCCTTACGACTATCTGAAGCTCATCGCCACCATCCCCGGCAACGAGGCTTTCCGCCCCATGTCGCCCGAGACCTGCCCCATGCTGAAGAAGGCTGGCTGA
- a CDS encoding enoyl-CoA hydratase/isomerase family protein, producing MTFSKILYETLDGVARITLNRPERTNALDQEMLGEINAAMDLAEADAGVKAVIVRGAGAAFSSGFDLKAQMEARPVGVDAWRPLLRKDFDTVMRFWHCPKPTIAAVRGPCLAGACELALACDMTIATEDAFFGEPELKFGAGIVVMLLPWIVGPKVAKEIILLGEDRVPARRAAEIGMINRVVEGDALDHEALRIARHIAAIDPGLVKETKRALNRALETQGLLQALESALEIDLAIEGAGSPDKIAFFDVARREGLRAAIAWRDARFPAREA from the coding sequence ATGACCTTCTCCAAGATCCTCTACGAGACGCTCGACGGCGTCGCCCGCATCACCCTCAACCGGCCCGAGCGCACCAATGCCCTCGACCAGGAGATGCTGGGCGAGATCAATGCCGCCATGGACTTGGCCGAGGCGGATGCCGGCGTGAAGGCGGTGATCGTGCGCGGAGCGGGCGCCGCCTTCTCCTCCGGCTTCGACCTGAAGGCGCAGATGGAGGCGCGCCCGGTGGGCGTGGACGCCTGGCGTCCGCTGCTGCGCAAGGACTTCGACACGGTGATGCGGTTCTGGCATTGCCCCAAGCCCACCATCGCGGCGGTGCGCGGCCCCTGCCTTGCCGGCGCCTGCGAACTGGCCCTGGCCTGCGACATGACCATCGCCACCGAGGACGCCTTCTTCGGCGAGCCGGAGCTGAAATTCGGCGCCGGCATCGTGGTCATGCTGCTGCCGTGGATCGTCGGTCCCAAGGTCGCCAAGGAGATCATCCTGCTCGGCGAGGACCGGGTGCCGGCCCGGCGCGCCGCCGAGATCGGCATGATCAACCGCGTGGTGGAGGGCGATGCCCTCGACCACGAGGCCCTGCGCATCGCCCGGCACATCGCCGCCATCGATCCGGGGCTGGTGAAGGAGACGAAGCGCGCGCTCAACCGCGCGCTGGAGACCCAGGGCCTGCTCCAGGCGCTGGAAAGCGCGCTGGAGATCGACCTCGCCATCGAGGGCGCCGGCTCGCCCGACAAGATCGCTTTCTTCGACGTGGCGCGGCGCGAGGGGCTCAGGGCCGCCATCGCCTGGCGCGACGCCCGCTTCCCCGCCCGCGAGGCCTGA
- a CDS encoding diguanylate cyclase — translation MSGARPEDLHACAERTDAPGRPGAPKIAHFLVLGSLLAVALVIMLAALSLWQTRQDTWERAQRTSENLVHSVTGYVDRHMRLYTLALDMVAESLRDSEFVGLSDQAKQRVLNTIAASTDYVGNVLELNAKGDVVRSARPISAEIANLADRDFFTDQRDNPHPGVSVSQPFRSRSRDGDASISFSRRLTAPDGSFAGVIVIVVRLAYIQAFFSSIDMGPNGALLLESTQGRILARQPPRAGQGAVGTDLSQTPVFKRMLEEQAGAFIARAATDGVERYYTFARIPDQPLILNVAFATRDIFEDWWRRSALICLITLLTCIVIIVLATVLRRELRRRAIAESELAFLSITDGLTGLVNRRRYDEMIQREWRRTSRTGAALALLMIDVDRFKLLNDKYGHARGDEVLKLLARVIGESIRRPGDTAARYGGEEFAVILPDTDASGAALVAETIRAKSESSDTGLPPFTVSIGVATIHPKPDGSLRQFQEDADKALYQAKAEGRNRVVLRPATEAAR, via the coding sequence ATGTCGGGCGCAAGACCGGAGGACCTCCACGCCTGCGCTGAGAGGACGGATGCACCCGGCCGGCCGGGTGCGCCGAAGATCGCGCATTTCCTCGTCCTCGGCAGCCTGCTCGCGGTGGCTCTGGTCATCATGCTCGCCGCCCTCTCGCTCTGGCAGACCCGCCAGGACACCTGGGAACGGGCCCAGCGCACGTCCGAGAACCTGGTGCACAGCGTGACCGGCTATGTGGACCGGCACATGCGGCTTTACACCCTTGCCCTCGATATGGTCGCGGAATCGCTCCGTGATTCGGAGTTCGTGGGGCTGTCGGATCAGGCCAAGCAGCGCGTGCTGAATACGATCGCGGCGAGCACCGACTATGTGGGGAACGTGCTGGAACTCAATGCCAAGGGCGACGTCGTCCGCAGCGCGCGTCCGATCAGCGCGGAAATCGCCAACCTCGCCGACCGCGATTTCTTCACCGACCAGCGCGACAATCCGCATCCCGGCGTCTCCGTCAGCCAGCCCTTTCGCAGCCGATCCCGCGACGGGGACGCCAGCATTTCCTTCAGCCGACGCCTCACCGCCCCCGATGGCAGCTTCGCCGGCGTGATCGTCATCGTGGTCCGGCTCGCCTACATCCAGGCCTTCTTCTCGAGCATCGATATGGGGCCGAACGGCGCCCTGCTTCTCGAAAGCACACAAGGACGGATCCTCGCGCGGCAACCGCCCCGGGCAGGGCAAGGCGCGGTCGGCACCGACCTGTCGCAAACCCCCGTCTTCAAGAGAATGCTCGAGGAACAGGCCGGAGCCTTCATCGCCCGCGCCGCCACCGACGGCGTCGAGCGCTATTATACCTTCGCGCGCATTCCCGATCAGCCCCTGATATTGAATGTCGCCTTCGCCACCCGGGACATCTTCGAGGATTGGTGGCGGCGGTCGGCGCTGATCTGCCTCATCACGCTCCTCACCTGCATCGTCATCATCGTGCTGGCGACGGTCCTGCGCCGCGAGCTCCGTCGCCGCGCCATCGCGGAGTCGGAGCTGGCGTTCCTGTCCATCACGGACGGCCTGACCGGGCTCGTGAACCGAAGACGCTACGACGAAATGATCCAGAGGGAGTGGCGGCGGACCAGCCGCACCGGCGCGGCCCTCGCCCTGCTGATGATCGATGTCGACCGCTTCAAGCTGTTGAACGACAAATACGGCCACGCCCGGGGCGACGAGGTCCTCAAGCTCCTCGCGCGCGTAATCGGCGAGAGCATCCGCCGACCGGGGGATACGGCTGCCCGCTACGGCGGGGAGGAATTCGCGGTCATCCTGCCGGATACCGACGCCAGCGGCGCGGCATTGGTCGCCGAGACGATCCGGGCGAAATCCGAAAGCAGCGATACCGGCCTCCCGCCCTTCACCGTGAGCATCGGCGTGGCGACCATCCACCCGAAGCCGGACGGGTCCCTGCGGCAGTTCCAGGAGGATGCCGACAAGGCCCTTTACCAGGCCAAGGCGGAAGGCCGAAATCGCGTCGTGCTGCGCCCGGCGACGGAAGCGGCGCGGTAG